Proteins encoded within one genomic window of Actinoplanes octamycinicus:
- a CDS encoding S8 family serine peptidase codes for MPTSSSGRARRLSRATAAALLPLTLLAPAVPAAAASRSAPGGGWSGTWLSSGTTGTAGTALRDVRRIIGADSGAAASLTGAGVGVALLDTGVAPVPGIPAAQLVNGPDLSFESQSDELRYLDTYGHGTHLAGIIIGNDTASGSVGLAPKAKLTSVKLGTANGAVDVSQVIAAIDWVVEHRNDDPANPTRVLNLSYGSGGNPAAWTDPLQYAAEQAWKAGIVVVAAAGNDGNGSTTLANPATDPFVLSVGATATNGTTAAGDDTLATYTNLATQEKQPDVLAPGESIASLRDPGSNIDNNYPGARTGTTLFRGSGTSQAAAVTSAAVALLLQARPSLTPDQVKDLLKRGTAVTGKAATLGLKQINVGTALGLTPSSSSQQTWTPSNGSGNLDDARGDSRVVSNNVPLSGEMTIFGPFHSANWAVFSSTGASWQGGQWMGMRMAGDGWTGSSFASRTWAPATWAGTPWGGASSWTDPNWTGRFWSGRFWSAGAWSGRFWSSEDWSGSTWG; via the coding sequence GTGCCCACTTCGAGTTCCGGCCGCGCTCGCCGGCTTTCCCGGGCCACCGCAGCGGCGCTGCTGCCCCTCACCCTGCTCGCCCCGGCCGTCCCGGCCGCGGCGGCGAGCCGGTCCGCGCCGGGCGGCGGCTGGTCCGGGACCTGGCTGAGTTCCGGCACCACCGGTACGGCGGGGACCGCGCTCAGGGACGTCCGCCGGATCATCGGCGCGGACTCGGGCGCCGCCGCCTCGCTGACCGGCGCCGGCGTCGGCGTGGCGCTGCTCGACACCGGCGTCGCCCCGGTGCCCGGGATCCCGGCGGCACAGCTGGTCAACGGGCCCGACCTGTCCTTCGAGTCGCAGTCCGACGAGCTGCGCTACCTGGACACCTACGGTCACGGGACACACCTGGCCGGGATCATCATCGGCAACGACACGGCCAGCGGCAGCGTCGGCCTCGCACCGAAGGCCAAGCTCACCTCGGTCAAGCTGGGCACCGCGAACGGGGCGGTCGACGTGTCCCAGGTGATCGCCGCGATCGACTGGGTGGTGGAGCACCGCAACGACGACCCGGCCAACCCGACCCGGGTGCTGAACCTGTCCTACGGCAGCGGCGGCAACCCGGCGGCCTGGACCGACCCGCTGCAGTACGCCGCCGAGCAGGCCTGGAAGGCCGGCATCGTGGTGGTCGCCGCGGCCGGCAACGACGGCAACGGCAGCACCACGCTGGCGAACCCGGCCACCGACCCGTTCGTGCTGTCGGTCGGCGCCACCGCGACCAACGGGACCACCGCGGCCGGCGACGACACCCTGGCCACCTACACCAACCTGGCCACCCAGGAGAAGCAGCCGGACGTCCTCGCTCCCGGCGAGTCGATCGCGTCGCTGCGCGACCCGGGCTCGAACATCGACAACAACTACCCGGGCGCCCGGACCGGCACCACGCTGTTCCGCGGCAGCGGCACCTCGCAGGCCGCCGCGGTCACCTCGGCCGCCGTGGCGCTGCTCCTGCAGGCCCGCCCGTCGCTCACCCCGGACCAGGTGAAGGATCTGCTCAAGCGGGGCACCGCGGTCACCGGCAAGGCGGCCACCCTGGGCCTCAAGCAGATCAACGTCGGCACCGCGCTCGGCCTCACCCCGTCGTCGTCCAGCCAGCAGACCTGGACCCCGTCGAACGGCAGCGGCAACCTCGACGACGCCCGCGGCGACAGCCGGGTGGTCAGCAACAACGTCCCGCTCAGCGGCGAGATGACCATCTTCGGGCCGTTCCACAGCGCGAACTGGGCGGTCTTCTCGTCCACCGGCGCGTCCTGGCAGGGCGGCCAGTGGATGGGCATGCGGATGGCCGGCGACGGCTGGACCGGCTCGTCGTTCGCCTCGAGGACGTGGGCACCGGCGACCTGGGCGGGCACCCCGTGGGGCGGCGCCAGCTCGTGGACCGACCCGAACTGGACCGGTCGCTTCTGGTCCGGCCGCTTCTGGTCGGCGGGCGCGTGGTCCGGCCGGTTCTGGTCCTCGGAGGACTGGTCCGGCTCGACCTGGGGCTGA
- a CDS encoding diguanylate cyclase, with amino-acid sequence MGGTLTLDPVTGTAGRADLAARLAAALRGRRCSLFLFDVDHFKTVNDVYGHQRGDAVLREIAGRAVTAVGTAGTVFRYGGDEFVVLLPDLAPADALRLALRLSSAIRDRPYGAEPPLHLTVSLGVASYPEHADSADALVAAADRRNYLAKRRGRGGVVADDAETPADGGSSRLWERDTALAAVHDFLTELSLRGHGALRITGPPGAGHTRFLDEVGRLAKLRGFGPDRLLLADLDTDPAALLGGRVGGIAYATTGPPAGLGVPELGVARLDPWSPATVHIWLRAALAGEPSPALVGEVVRRSGGLPAAVVRTLDRLRERVEVIPDGAGGWTLTGTAAGRPARRLRLPAELTSLVGRQPERRRAATLLQTHRLVTLAGPGGIGKTRLSVVVAREVAGDYSDGVLFVPFADTTDTAEAVRALAAALQVDDVPGVDLADALAEVLADAELLLVADNLEQVPGLALTLARLLAEAPGLRILATSREPLGVYGEQVYRVPPLPAGDAESLFTQRARAADADFVADRAEVVALCERLDRLPLAIELVAARAGAYSVPHLRTLLDQHLDLTGPRDRPERQQTLRGAIGWSFGLLDADQRRIFTGLAVFAGGCTAEAAEAVLPGAAAGMARLVDKSLLTVETPSGRFRMLATIRAYAEELLAVSEADLAAVRRRHAGYFADLAALAADGMTGADQQAWAERLDLEYPNLRDAVRNALDAGDTATAARICRGLWRHWRNGNHIAEGRQWLDRLLSVPDGLPDTERAELLYPAAVLAATQDDNTTAADYGTRCLALAVRVGERQIEAQARNILGVAALRSGDFVAAADHFRFGLDVCRELDQPAGVAVALGNLAKLALRQGEIGPAAGYIDQCLELERAAGNSRGVLLGLECRTDIRLAQGDPAGARESAAEALALSRELGDLFGEAMAQHQLGLAAQAEGDPGEAARLFRAGLDRRHEIGDREDLANSFECLASVLVATEPARAVRLVAAAGELRRKHHLAEPAEAATRRDAVCAAGQAALGDRGFAGAWRAGTAMNLDEVVASAR; translated from the coding sequence ATGGGCGGCACGCTGACGCTGGACCCGGTCACCGGCACCGCCGGACGCGCCGATCTCGCCGCCCGGCTGGCCGCGGCGCTGCGCGGGCGCCGCTGCTCGCTGTTCCTCTTCGACGTCGACCACTTCAAGACGGTCAACGACGTCTACGGCCACCAGCGCGGCGACGCGGTGCTCCGGGAGATCGCCGGCCGGGCGGTGACCGCGGTCGGCACGGCGGGCACGGTCTTCCGGTACGGCGGCGACGAGTTCGTCGTGCTGCTCCCGGACCTCGCCCCGGCTGACGCCCTGCGGCTCGCCCTGCGGCTGAGCAGCGCGATCCGGGACCGCCCGTACGGCGCCGAGCCACCCCTGCACCTGACGGTCAGCCTCGGCGTGGCCAGCTACCCCGAGCACGCGGACTCCGCGGACGCCCTGGTCGCCGCCGCCGACCGCCGCAACTACCTGGCCAAACGCCGTGGCCGCGGTGGCGTGGTGGCGGACGACGCGGAGACCCCGGCGGACGGCGGCTCGTCCCGGCTCTGGGAACGCGACACCGCGCTGGCCGCCGTCCACGACTTCCTCACCGAGCTGTCCCTGCGCGGGCACGGCGCGCTGCGGATCACCGGACCGCCCGGCGCCGGGCACACCCGTTTCCTGGACGAGGTGGGCCGGCTGGCCAAGCTGCGCGGGTTCGGCCCGGACCGGCTGCTGCTCGCCGACCTGGACACCGACCCGGCGGCGCTGCTCGGCGGGCGGGTGGGCGGCATCGCGTACGCGACCACCGGCCCGCCCGCCGGCCTGGGCGTCCCGGAGCTCGGGGTGGCCCGGCTCGACCCGTGGTCGCCGGCCACCGTGCACATCTGGCTGCGCGCCGCGCTGGCCGGGGAGCCGTCGCCCGCGCTGGTCGGCGAGGTGGTCCGGCGCAGCGGCGGGCTGCCCGCCGCGGTGGTGCGCACCCTGGACCGGCTGCGCGAGCGGGTCGAGGTGATCCCGGACGGCGCCGGCGGCTGGACGCTGACCGGCACCGCGGCCGGCCGGCCGGCGCGGCGGCTGCGGCTGCCCGCCGAGCTCACCTCGCTGGTCGGCCGGCAGCCGGAACGCCGCCGGGCGGCCACGCTGCTCCAGACCCACCGCCTGGTCACGCTGGCCGGGCCGGGCGGCATCGGGAAGACCCGGCTGTCCGTCGTGGTGGCCCGGGAGGTGGCCGGCGACTACTCGGACGGGGTGCTCTTCGTGCCGTTCGCGGACACCACCGACACCGCCGAGGCGGTCCGGGCGCTGGCCGCGGCGCTGCAGGTCGACGACGTGCCCGGGGTGGACCTGGCGGACGCCCTCGCCGAGGTGCTGGCCGACGCCGAGCTGCTGCTCGTCGCCGACAACCTGGAACAGGTGCCCGGGCTGGCGCTCACCCTGGCCCGGCTGCTCGCCGAGGCGCCCGGGCTGCGGATCCTGGCGACCAGTCGGGAGCCGCTCGGGGTCTACGGCGAGCAGGTCTACCGGGTGCCGCCGCTGCCGGCCGGTGACGCCGAGTCGCTGTTCACCCAGCGCGCCCGGGCCGCCGACGCCGACTTCGTGGCGGACCGGGCCGAGGTCGTCGCGCTCTGCGAACGGCTGGACCGGCTGCCGCTGGCCATCGAACTGGTCGCGGCGCGCGCCGGCGCCTACTCGGTGCCGCACCTGCGGACGCTGCTCGACCAGCATCTCGACCTGACCGGGCCGCGGGACCGGCCGGAGCGGCAGCAGACCCTGCGCGGGGCGATCGGGTGGAGTTTCGGGCTGCTGGACGCGGACCAGCGGCGGATCTTCACCGGGCTGGCGGTGTTCGCCGGCGGGTGCACCGCGGAGGCGGCCGAGGCGGTGCTGCCCGGGGCGGCCGCCGGGATGGCCCGGCTGGTGGACAAGAGCCTGCTCACCGTGGAGACGCCGTCCGGACGGTTCCGGATGCTGGCGACGATCCGGGCGTACGCCGAAGAGCTCCTGGCCGTGAGTGAGGCGGACCTGGCGGCGGTGCGGCGGCGCCACGCCGGGTACTTCGCCGATCTGGCCGCCCTGGCGGCCGACGGGATGACCGGCGCTGATCAGCAGGCCTGGGCGGAGCGGCTGGACCTGGAGTACCCGAACCTGCGCGACGCGGTGCGCAACGCGCTGGACGCCGGCGACACCGCGACGGCGGCCCGGATCTGCCGCGGGCTGTGGCGGCACTGGCGCAACGGCAACCACATCGCGGAGGGCCGGCAGTGGCTGGATCGGCTGCTCAGCGTGCCGGACGGGCTGCCCGACACGGAGCGGGCCGAGCTGCTCTACCCGGCCGCCGTGCTGGCCGCGACGCAGGACGACAACACGACCGCGGCGGACTACGGGACGCGCTGCCTGGCGCTGGCCGTGCGCGTCGGGGAACGGCAGATCGAGGCGCAGGCGCGCAACATCCTGGGCGTGGCGGCGCTGCGCTCCGGGGACTTCGTGGCCGCTGCTGATCACTTCCGGTTCGGACTCGACGTGTGCCGGGAGCTGGACCAGCCGGCCGGGGTGGCGGTCGCGCTCGGCAACCTGGCGAAGCTCGCGCTGCGGCAGGGCGAGATCGGGCCGGCGGCCGGCTACATCGATCAGTGCCTGGAACTGGAGCGGGCCGCCGGGAACAGCCGGGGCGTGCTGCTCGGCCTGGAGTGCCGGACCGACATCCGGCTGGCGCAGGGCGACCCGGCCGGCGCGCGCGAGTCGGCCGCCGAGGCGCTGGCGCTGAGCCGGGAGCTGGGCGACCTGTTCGGCGAGGCGATGGCGCAGCACCAGCTGGGGCTGGCAGCGCAGGCCGAGGGGGATCCGGGGGAGGCGGCCCGGCTGTTCCGGGCCGGGCTGGACCGGCGCCACGAGATCGGCGACCGGGAGGACCTGGCCAATTCGTTCGAATGCCTGGCCTCGGTGCTGGTGGCGACCGAGCCGGCGCGCGCGGTGCGGCTGGTCGCGGCGGCCGGCGAGCTGCGGCGCAAGCACCACCTGGCCGAGCCGGCCGAGGCCGCGACGCGGCGCGACGCGGTGTGCGCGGCGGGACAGGCCGCGCTGGGGGACCGCGGCTTCGCCGGCGCCTGGCGGGCGGGGACGGCGATGAACCTGGACGAGGTGGTCGCGTCCGCCCGGTGA
- a CDS encoding Hsp70 family protein: MRLAIDYGTACTRAVLVWPERPWHPLVIEGTPEPSSAVHVAKDGTITAGGEAWRLAVDDPDGFVGAPLGEGTGTVRVHGRTVPIADLVAATLRLVADEAVRIAGVLPSDVRMSVPAGWDPGRRTWLRQTAHQAGLGRPQLIEAPLAAILSTQAGPLPAPGPRVSGPSLSGTPSAAPQSAFVLVCDVGATAEVSVVRAGPDRTEVLSTVSGVDAGGWAIDERLVAMLLTTATSGPDTDAGSGVEAVLRAASPAAVAVLRTGKEAVSQQPAVTVPLPARGAAVVLSATLVEQAAEPALRRLTELTSEALTAAELGPADLAAVYAVGATAAMPAVPRVLERQLGVPVRTAAMPGAAVVLGVAEAEGAAAPVTEPAPKAPKLTVLRALGLLAPGLASVGLFSHFVFTARGATASSWAELALAGVLGLVLCLAAGPWIGAALGRDAGIRGRWDAAAQISAGLLTADAFGVTVAALYAVAAGLYLVAPFGEPLQWSLLPVLPAALLAAAVAVLIRRRLTPPVVVEFPLVATLILSVGSVLFAVTAAETGAEPWVELASRAGGALIGVGVAFLLFRIRVLQALAAVVLGVFGFFIADPRAIGVFGVGVGIAVAVWWGQRLLALVRT; encoded by the coding sequence ATGCGTTTGGCGATCGACTACGGGACCGCCTGCACCCGCGCGGTCCTGGTCTGGCCGGAGCGTCCCTGGCACCCGCTGGTGATCGAGGGCACGCCCGAGCCGTCCAGCGCCGTGCACGTCGCCAAGGACGGGACGATCACGGCCGGCGGCGAGGCGTGGCGGCTGGCCGTCGACGACCCGGACGGGTTCGTCGGGGCGCCGCTCGGCGAGGGGACCGGCACGGTGCGGGTGCACGGGCGGACCGTCCCGATCGCCGACCTGGTCGCCGCCACCCTGCGCCTGGTCGCCGACGAGGCGGTCCGGATCGCCGGGGTGCTGCCGTCCGACGTCCGGATGAGCGTGCCGGCCGGCTGGGATCCGGGCCGGCGGACCTGGCTGCGCCAGACCGCGCACCAGGCCGGGCTGGGCCGTCCGCAACTGATCGAGGCGCCGCTCGCGGCGATCCTGTCCACCCAGGCCGGTCCGCTGCCCGCACCGGGCCCGCGCGTTTCCGGGCCGTCGCTTTCCGGTACGCCGTCAGCCGCCCCGCAATCCGCGTTCGTGCTGGTCTGCGACGTGGGCGCGACCGCGGAGGTGAGCGTGGTCCGGGCCGGACCGGACCGGACCGAGGTGCTGTCCACGGTCTCCGGGGTGGACGCCGGTGGCTGGGCGATCGACGAGCGGCTGGTCGCGATGCTGCTGACCACGGCCACCTCCGGCCCGGACACCGACGCCGGTTCCGGGGTCGAGGCGGTGCTCCGGGCGGCGTCACCGGCGGCCGTGGCGGTCCTGCGTACCGGAAAGGAAGCGGTCTCCCAGCAGCCCGCCGTGACCGTGCCGCTTCCCGCGCGTGGCGCGGCGGTCGTGCTCAGCGCGACCCTGGTCGAGCAGGCGGCCGAACCGGCCCTGCGACGGCTCACCGAGCTGACGTCGGAGGCGTTGACCGCGGCCGAGCTGGGCCCGGCCGACCTGGCCGCGGTCTACGCGGTCGGCGCCACCGCCGCGATGCCCGCGGTTCCCCGGGTGCTGGAGCGGCAGCTCGGCGTGCCGGTGCGGACGGCGGCGATGCCGGGCGCGGCGGTGGTGCTCGGGGTGGCCGAGGCCGAGGGTGCGGCCGCGCCGGTCACCGAGCCGGCCCCCAAGGCGCCGAAGCTGACCGTGCTGCGAGCGCTGGGTCTGCTCGCGCCGGGCCTGGCGTCGGTCGGGCTGTTCAGTCATTTCGTGTTCACCGCGCGCGGCGCGACCGCGTCCAGTTGGGCGGAGCTGGCCCTGGCCGGCGTACTGGGGCTGGTGCTGTGCCTGGCGGCCGGCCCGTGGATCGGCGCGGCGCTGGGCCGGGACGCCGGGATCCGCGGCCGGTGGGACGCGGCCGCGCAGATCTCGGCGGGCCTGCTCACCGCGGACGCGTTCGGGGTGACCGTGGCCGCCCTGTACGCGGTGGCCGCCGGCCTCTATCTGGTGGCGCCGTTCGGCGAGCCGTTGCAGTGGTCGCTGTTGCCGGTGCTGCCGGCCGCGCTGCTGGCGGCGGCCGTGGCGGTGCTCATCCGGCGCCGGCTGACACCCCCGGTGGTCGTCGAGTTCCCGCTGGTGGCGACGCTGATCCTGAGCGTCGGGAGCGTGCTGTTCGCGGTGACCGCGGCGGAGACCGGCGCCGAGCCGTGGGTGGAGCTGGCAAGCCGGGCCGGTGGCGCGCTGATCGGGGTCGGGGTGGCGTTCCTGCTGTTCCGCATCCGGGTGCTGCAGGCCCTGGCGGCGGTGGTGCTGGGCGTGTTCGGTTTCTTCATCGCCGATCCCCGAGCCATCGGCGTCTTCGGCGTGGGCGTCGGGATCGCGGTCGCGGTGTGGTGGGGTCAGCGCTTGCTGGCCCTGGTACGCACCTGA
- a CDS encoding methyl-accepting chemotaxis protein, translating into MIQRFLDLSVRTKLTVLVAASLLALGVCLGVTVVNDGTASNTARDLENLNSASALVLQLDREASEMRANGIQSIVRSDPAKQGELLQNRIESANDLLRRLEAIALPSGLNAAVQRIKDVTADYTSTLKRFVDSAAADQAGARLAWEQVGVDNYLMSAVLANERALFLDTVARANKNASDRRATAERILWLAATIAAIAVIVLARLVVLSITRPLQRVRGALQAMAGGDLTVAAEVRGQDEVGQMARALDEAQANTRRVVSSVAGSAQAVAAAAEQLTATAGTMSRSAEQAADQARTASEAADGVNANVSSVAEGTEMMGSSIRDIAHNATEAARVAEQAVAVADATTAQVGKLGESSAEIATVIKVITAIAEQTNLLALNATIEAARAGETGKGFAVVAGEVKELAQETARATEDISRRVQAIQSDTAGAVTAIGEITSVIAHINDYQATIASAVAEQTATTEQMTRNVALAASGAGDIAANITGLATATQVSTEGIAQSQQAVTELSTMANNLQTLVSQFRY; encoded by the coding sequence ATGATCCAGCGCTTCCTCGACCTGTCGGTCCGCACCAAACTGACCGTGCTGGTCGCCGCCAGCCTGCTCGCGCTCGGGGTCTGCCTCGGCGTCACGGTCGTCAACGATGGGACCGCCAGCAACACCGCCCGGGACCTGGAGAACCTGAACTCGGCCAGCGCCCTGGTCCTGCAACTCGACCGCGAGGCCAGCGAGATGCGCGCCAACGGCATCCAGTCGATCGTGCGCAGCGACCCGGCCAAACAGGGCGAGCTGCTGCAGAACCGGATCGAGTCGGCGAACGACCTGCTCCGCCGCCTGGAAGCGATCGCCCTGCCCAGCGGCCTGAACGCCGCCGTCCAGCGGATCAAGGACGTCACCGCCGACTACACCAGCACGTTGAAACGCTTCGTCGACTCGGCCGCCGCCGACCAGGCCGGTGCCCGGCTCGCCTGGGAACAGGTCGGCGTCGACAACTACCTGATGAGCGCGGTGCTGGCCAACGAACGGGCGCTGTTCCTGGACACCGTCGCCCGGGCCAACAAGAACGCCTCCGACCGCCGGGCCACCGCCGAACGCATCCTCTGGCTGGCCGCCACGATCGCCGCGATCGCCGTCATCGTGCTGGCCCGCCTCGTCGTCCTGTCGATCACCCGGCCGCTGCAGCGGGTCCGCGGCGCGCTGCAGGCGATGGCCGGCGGTGACCTGACCGTCGCCGCCGAGGTCCGCGGCCAGGATGAGGTCGGCCAGATGGCCCGCGCCCTCGACGAGGCGCAGGCCAACACCCGCCGGGTGGTCTCCTCGGTGGCCGGGTCCGCGCAGGCCGTCGCGGCCGCCGCGGAACAGCTCACCGCCACCGCCGGCACCATGTCGCGCTCCGCCGAACAGGCCGCCGACCAGGCCCGCACCGCCTCCGAAGCGGCCGACGGGGTGAACGCCAACGTCTCCAGCGTCGCCGAGGGCACCGAGATGATGGGCTCGTCGATCCGCGACATCGCGCACAACGCCACCGAGGCCGCCCGGGTCGCCGAACAGGCCGTCGCGGTCGCCGACGCCACCACCGCCCAGGTCGGCAAGCTCGGTGAGTCGTCCGCCGAGATCGCCACCGTGATCAAGGTGATCACCGCCATCGCCGAGCAGACCAACCTGCTCGCCCTCAACGCCACCATCGAGGCGGCCCGGGCCGGCGAAACCGGCAAGGGCTTCGCCGTGGTCGCCGGCGAGGTCAAGGAACTCGCCCAAGAGACCGCCCGCGCCACCGAGGACATCTCCCGCCGGGTGCAGGCCATCCAGTCCGACACGGCCGGCGCGGTCACCGCCATCGGCGAGATCACCTCGGTCATCGCGCACATCAACGACTACCAGGCCACGATCGCCTCGGCGGTCGCCGAGCAGACCGCCACCACCGAACAGATGACCCGCAACGTGGCCCTGGCCGCCTCCGGCGCCGGCGACATCGCCGCCAACATCACCGGCCTGGCGACCGCGACCCAGGTGAGCACGGAGGGGATCGCCCAGTCGCAGCAGGCGGTCACCGAGCTGAGCACCATGGCCAACAACCTGCAGACCTTGGTCAGCCAGTTCCGCTACTGA
- a CDS encoding substrate-binding domain-containing protein, protein MRWLVVATMVLASVTGCSSAAETTVEQPDRGTIGIAMPTTTSIRWVGDGESIVRQFQLLGYQTDLEYAEDDIDRQIEQITGMIKDGVRALVVGAIDGTALKDVLADAAAAKIPVISYDRLIRDTPDITYYATFDNYKVGVLQATTIIKTLKLNSTGGTDTIELFAGSADDNNATFFFNGAMSLLRPYLKSGRLRVVSGETAFPTVATQRWDNAVAKKRMKRLLAGPLRGERLDAVLCPNDGIARAVLEALQEDGRKLPVITGQDAELESAKLIAAGKQTQTVYKDTRELAKVAVQMTNSLLLGGVPEVNDEKQYDNGVKVVPTFLLQPVNVDRGNYRRILVDGGFYTADQLAG, encoded by the coding sequence ATGCGGTGGTTGGTGGTCGCGACGATGGTGCTCGCCTCGGTGACCGGCTGCTCCAGCGCCGCGGAGACGACTGTCGAGCAGCCGGACCGGGGCACCATCGGGATCGCCATGCCGACCACCACGTCGATCCGCTGGGTCGGCGACGGGGAGAGCATCGTCCGCCAGTTCCAGCTGCTCGGCTACCAGACCGACCTGGAGTACGCCGAGGACGACATCGACCGGCAGATCGAGCAGATCACCGGCATGATCAAGGACGGCGTGCGGGCGCTGGTGGTCGGCGCGATCGACGGCACCGCGCTCAAGGACGTGCTGGCCGACGCGGCGGCCGCGAAGATCCCGGTGATCTCCTACGACCGGTTGATCCGCGACACCCCGGACATCACCTACTACGCCACCTTCGACAACTACAAGGTCGGCGTGCTGCAGGCCACCACGATCATCAAGACGCTCAAGCTGAACAGCACCGGCGGCACCGACACCATCGAGCTGTTCGCCGGCTCCGCGGACGACAACAACGCCACGTTCTTCTTCAACGGGGCGATGAGCCTGCTCAGGCCGTACCTCAAGTCCGGCCGGCTGCGGGTGGTCAGCGGCGAGACCGCGTTCCCGACGGTCGCCACCCAGCGGTGGGACAACGCGGTGGCGAAGAAGCGGATGAAACGCCTGCTCGCCGGGCCGCTGCGGGGCGAACGGCTGGACGCGGTGCTCTGCCCCAACGACGGCATCGCCCGCGCCGTGCTGGAAGCGCTCCAGGAGGACGGCCGCAAACTGCCGGTGATCACCGGGCAGGACGCCGAGCTCGAATCGGCCAAGCTGATCGCCGCCGGCAAACAGACCCAGACGGTCTACAAGGACACCCGGGAACTCGCCAAAGTCGCCGTCCAGATGACCAACTCGCTGCTGCTCGGCGGCGTCCCCGAGGTCAACGACGAGAAACAGTACGACAACGGCGTCAAGGTCGTCCCCACCTTCCTGCTGCAGCCGGTGAACGTGGACCGCGGCAACTACCGCCGGATCCTCGTCGACGGCGGCTTCTACACCGCTGACCAACTGGCCGGGTGA
- a CDS encoding HAD domain-containing protein, which yields MTGRPVVFLDVDGPVIPLRARRVPGAVPDEGNPLLDRIDPADGRRLLALDAELVWATTWMGEANEVVAPRLGLPELPVVEWPDLDEEPVRGLHWKTGFLTVWAAGRPFVWLDDELTEVDRRWVRDHHPGAALLHRVDPLAGLTGDDFAVVRAWLAAQR from the coding sequence GTGACGGGACGGCCGGTGGTGTTTCTGGATGTGGACGGGCCGGTGATCCCGTTGCGGGCACGGCGGGTGCCCGGCGCGGTGCCCGACGAGGGGAACCCGCTGCTGGACCGGATCGACCCGGCGGACGGGCGGCGGCTGCTGGCGCTCGACGCCGAGCTGGTGTGGGCCACGACGTGGATGGGCGAGGCCAACGAGGTGGTCGCGCCGCGGCTGGGACTGCCCGAGCTGCCCGTCGTCGAGTGGCCGGATCTCGACGAGGAACCGGTTCGCGGCCTGCACTGGAAGACCGGGTTCCTGACCGTGTGGGCGGCGGGCCGGCCGTTCGTCTGGCTGGACGACGAGCTGACCGAGGTTGATCGGCGGTGGGTGCGGGACCACCATCCGGGCGCGGCGCTGCTGCACCGGGTCGACCCGCTGGCCGGGCTGACCGGGGACGACTTCGCCGTGGTCCGGGCGTGGCTCGCGGCGCAGCGGTGA
- a CDS encoding sugar phosphate isomerase/epimerase family protein translates to MTRPITLFTGQWADLPFEEVCELAAGWGYDGLEIACWGDHLDVALGASDDSYITAKREILEKYGLKVFAISNHLTGQAVCDDPIDQRHQDILPAAVWGDGSPEGVRQRAAQAMKDTARTAARLGVDTVVGFTGSSIWKYVAMFPPVSQQAVDAGYQDFADRWNPILDVFDEVGVRFAHEVHPSEIAYDYWTTRRALEAIGNRPAFGLNWDPSHFIWQDLDPADFILEFADRIYHVDCKDVKLAVGNGRNGRLGSHLAWADLRRGWDFVSTGHGDVPWERCFRALNAIGYDGPISVEWEDAGMDRLVGAPSALEFVRKHLFDAPTAAFDAAFSSK, encoded by the coding sequence ATGACCCGACCGATCACGCTGTTCACCGGGCAGTGGGCGGACCTGCCTTTCGAGGAGGTCTGCGAACTGGCCGCGGGCTGGGGCTACGACGGTCTGGAGATCGCCTGCTGGGGTGATCATCTGGACGTCGCGCTCGGCGCTTCGGACGATTCCTACATCACCGCCAAGCGCGAGATCTTGGAGAAGTACGGCCTCAAGGTCTTCGCCATCTCCAACCACCTGACCGGGCAGGCCGTCTGCGACGACCCGATCGACCAGCGGCATCAGGACATCCTGCCGGCCGCGGTCTGGGGTGACGGTTCTCCCGAGGGCGTCCGGCAACGGGCCGCCCAGGCCATGAAGGACACCGCTCGGACCGCCGCCCGGCTCGGCGTCGACACCGTCGTCGGCTTCACCGGGTCGTCGATCTGGAAGTACGTGGCGATGTTCCCGCCCGTGTCGCAGCAGGCCGTCGACGCCGGCTACCAGGACTTCGCCGACCGGTGGAACCCGATCCTCGACGTGTTCGACGAGGTCGGCGTGCGGTTCGCGCACGAGGTGCACCCCAGTGAGATCGCGTACGACTACTGGACGACCCGCCGGGCGCTGGAGGCGATCGGGAACCGGCCGGCCTTCGGGCTCAACTGGGACCCGTCGCACTTCATCTGGCAGGACCTGGACCCGGCCGACTTCATCCTGGAGTTCGCCGACCGGATCTACCACGTGGACTGCAAGGACGTGAAGCTTGCCGTCGGCAACGGCCGCAACGGCCGCCTCGGGTCGCACCTGGCCTGGGCGGACCTGCGGCGCGGCTGGGACTTCGTGTCCACCGGGCACGGCGACGTCCCGTGGGAGCGGTGCTTCCGGGCGTTGAACGCGATCGGCTACGACGGCCCGATCTCGGTGGAGTGGGAGGACGCCGGGATGGACCGGCTGGTCGGGGCGCCGTCCGCGCTGGAGTTCGTCCGCAAGCACCTCTTCGACGCGCCGACCGCGGCCTTCGACGCGGCGTTCAGCAGCAAATAG